A segment of the Cololabis saira isolate AMF1-May2022 chromosome 3, fColSai1.1, whole genome shotgun sequence genome:
caggtgttgcacaggtacggcttttcgccagtgtgggtcctcgagtgaactaCCAGGGTTgtacgtagcctgtaactttttccacatgttttgcagatgtagggcttctcgcccgtgtgcgtggttatgtggcgtttaagaagtgatgattgagtaaaggtttttccgcaagTGTTGCACAGGtgcggcctttcgccagtgtgggtcctcgaatgaaccaccagggtggaacgtagcctgtaactttttccacatgttttgcagatgtagggcttctcgcccgtgtgcgtggttatgtggcgtttaagaagtgatgattgagtaaaggtttttccgcaggtgttgcacaggtgcggcctttcgccagtgtgggtcctcgagtgagcCACCAGGTGGGAACGTTGCTtgtaactctttccacatgttttgcagatgtagggcttctcgcccatgtgcgtggttatgtggtgTTTAAGATGTGATAAATGAGTAAATGTGTTGCCGGAGGTGTTGCACaagtacggcctttcgccagtgtggatcttcatgtgatccattaaaatactacttttactgaactctttcctgcaagtgctggaAGAAAATGCCTTCTTCctcgtgtgggtcctggtcagctttgatttacagttgctgtctgacgggacagcagcatcttcggggtcaccgtgtcgtctcattggttCCGGATCTGCAggtttactggagtctgagcgtaaactttcagtcccttcctcatctttcacaacagcaacattgaccaatgagacatccacctctacgtcctcctgcttaatctcctgaccgctggagtcttcctccagttctgtagtctgtggatgccctggttcctcctggtccgggctgcagcccCTCTCCAGATTATCGAGGTGCTGGTCaatgaaaaccccgtcctcctccaccttacaaacattttcttgtgtgagttctggaattacaaaaagggacaaaaagataggattttaacaagtcaaaagtgcttcccagtgttgattgtttggttgtatttgtgaggtttaaagtttgtcctgaaccttcggtcttccccttcatctatgtagtatatttgaaaacaagtgcattactctgtgtgaccattaggcggcactgtgactgtactcttgtgttactgcgttggtatcgagacagttgaagaataaagttgttgttatagaaatggcttcttccgcGTCATATATAACGATCTAACTGGAGGGGCCGGGCAAGATGGCGGAGTGAGTAGTCACAACTTATCGAGCTCTCGGCACCAAACCTGTTTTGAAGCACATTTTGACCGTCAATCTGTGAAAATACAGCTGGCATAGTACCTTTGAGAAAGTTAACACATACTTCTGTCAGAAGACTGAACGAACACATCTAAAATGTCCAAAAAGACCGGACTAAAACGATCCAATGCCAACGGACCCGACAACGAGGCTAACACTAGCTTCCCAGCTAGTGACCACGATTACAGCAGCGGGATGGACTGCAACCTGCAAACAAACTTCGACGGTGAATTCCCACCCCTGCCTGTAACACCAAGTAAGCCTCAACTTCCAAAGAAACCACCTTTATTTCAAGCGAATAAAGAAATCGGGTTTGGCTCAGATGATGCGGCCCGCTCCTTTGCTGATCTTATTAATAGCAGGAGCGCCACCCTCGAAAAAATGATGGAATCTGTTCGTAGCGAGATTAAAGTCCTGAACGAAAAGGTCATACACATTGAAAAGAGGGTGGAAGGAACGAGGACTCTGCTCTGAAAACCATGAACCGGGTCAGTGATTTGGAGCGCTACAGTCGTCGGTGGAACCTGCGGCTCCAAGGTTTACCAGAAGAAAGGGAGGAGGATGTGCGGGGACGAGCGACCAGTGTGTGTCACGCGGTTCTCCCGGAGGAAAAATAATTGCTTCCCACTGCCATAGGCGTTTCACACCGAGTGGGAAAACCTCAGCAAGATAACACGAAACCCTGAGGCGTCATCATGAGTTTCATCTCCCGTGGATACAGGGATGCTGTATGGAAAGCCGCAAAGAACAACACCTATCTCCAGAATAAGGACTTACGCTTCACAGAGGACTTAACTCAAGACAGAGAGAATAGACAGAGACTTTGTTATGTTTAATAGTCAGGTAAAATACCTGCTGGTTCAAATAAGGGCGTAGTACTTAAGTAATTTACTTGCCTCTTATTTCATGTATATGTAATATCGTCATGTACATGCATATTTGTGTATTATTATGAAAAATTAGGTACAGTTGTTCCCCTGAATGATTAT
Coding sequences within it:
- the LOC133440370 gene encoding zinc finger protein OZF-like; the encoded protein is MSKVNHLREFIGQRLTAAAVEILSVFEKSILEYEEELDRQRRLLDLAWKPEIRLHRVELTQENVCKVEEDGVFIDQHLDNLERGCSPDQEEPGHPQTTELEEDSSGQEIKQEDVEVDVSLVNVAVVKDEEGTESLRSDSSKPADPEPMRRHGDPEDAAVPSDSNCKSKLTRTHTRKKAFSSSTCRKEFSKSSILMDHMKIHTGERPYLCNTSGNTFTHLSHLKHHITTHMGEKPYICKTCGKSYKQRSHLVAHSRTHTGERPHLCNTCGKTFTQSSLLKRHITTHTGEKPYICKTCGKSYRLRSTLVVHSRTHTGERPHLCNTCGKTFTQSSLLKRHITTHTGEKPYICKTCGKSYRLRTTLVVHSRTHTGEKPYLCNTCNKTFTRSSALKRHITMHTGQQPYICKTCGKSYTERSNLVIHSRTHTGERPYLCNTCGKTFSNSSVLKRHITTHTGEKRYLCKMCNRGFNRRILFLSHMKSHPEEKSGDSGGQLSTLVWPIKEEPAEVQPPPPVADEPNPLPTRVAGPTWIYASPST